From Sulfuracidifex tepidarius, one genomic window encodes:
- a CDS encoding glycosyltransferase — protein sequence MKLFSNVQVNGNFPLLSIIVPTKGEKIETILGLLDNVKNFKWDLSKIEIIIVSDDSEEFVNELRKAIAKENVQFNVNVFRRERKLGFKSGALSYGLERAHGELVITLDVDSRLDPESIYRAYMRMISAGCDAVSLKWIGYTSDNSILAKALLVSTKLGSLTMLLGRHAAGFNVFPVGSGTLYKKKCLDDVGGWDYRMIQDDLEIGTRLMSKGYKICASDSPIFVEVPNNFVSFFIQQTRWAMGTTEVLKNRFRYILFSKSSIAKKLETILYLSQYFPIAFTFITSIFLPFLPFFHVADPLFSPLFLLWIASVAVYSLIYIKIAEETNFSLFDSIRSLGKVSAYTVAISPFITISLIKGFMGKRTYVVTPKGKVSDPNKKYIKIISIIGTIGILFLTGGIFLIVSSYYLVGLWLLYYAAGYIFTAFSYVKELEC from the coding sequence ATGAAGTTATTTTCAAACGTTCAAGTGAATGGCAATTTCCCTCTCCTCTCTATAATAGTACCTACTAAGGGAGAGAAAATTGAAACTATATTAGGTCTTTTAGATAATGTAAAGAATTTTAAATGGGATCTATCAAAAATTGAGATAATAATAGTTTCAGATGATTCAGAAGAATTTGTAAATGAGTTGAGAAAAGCTATAGCTAAAGAGAATGTACAATTTAATGTTAATGTTTTTAGAAGAGAACGAAAGCTAGGATTTAAAAGTGGTGCCTTGTCTTATGGGCTAGAAAGGGCCCATGGAGAACTTGTAATAACGTTGGACGTAGACTCTAGACTAGACCCAGAATCGATCTATAGAGCATATATGAGAATGATCTCTGCCGGGTGTGATGCGGTATCTTTAAAGTGGATAGGGTATACTTCAGATAATTCTATCCTAGCTAAGGCTCTACTAGTATCTACAAAACTTGGTAGTTTGACTATGCTGCTCGGTAGGCATGCAGCAGGTTTTAATGTGTTCCCTGTAGGTTCTGGAACACTCTATAAGAAGAAATGCCTAGACGACGTTGGAGGGTGGGATTACAGAATGATACAGGACGATTTAGAGATAGGTACAAGACTAATGAGCAAGGGTTATAAAATATGTGCTAGTGATTCTCCTATATTCGTAGAGGTTCCAAATAATTTTGTTTCATTTTTTATACAACAGACCAGATGGGCTATGGGTACGACAGAAGTTTTGAAGAATAGGTTTAGATACATTCTCTTTTCTAAGTCGTCAATAGCTAAGAAGTTAGAAACTATACTTTATCTTTCTCAGTATTTTCCTATAGCATTTACTTTCATAACATCTATTTTTCTTCCTTTTTTACCTTTCTTTCATGTTGCAGATCCGTTGTTTTCTCCTTTGTTTCTTCTATGGATTGCCTCAGTAGCTGTATATTCATTAATTTACATAAAGATTGCAGAGGAGACTAATTTCTCACTCTTTGATTCAATTAGGTCTTTGGGCAAGGTATCAGCGTACACTGTCGCAATTTCTCCCTTTATCACGATAAGTCTCATTAAGGGCTTCATGGGTAAGAGAACCTATGTTGTGACGCCTAAAGGAAAAGTATCTGATCCTAATAAAAAATACATAAAGATAATCTCTATTATTGGTACTATAGGTATTTTATTCTTGACTGGTGGAATTTTTCTTATTGTAAGCAGCTATTACCTTGTAGGACTTTGGCTTTTGTATTACGCAGCTGGGTATATTTTCACTGCATTCTCTTATGTAAAAGAGCTAGAATGTTAG
- a CDS encoding endonuclease III domain-containing protein has protein sequence MNCEGSEIFDRLSEEYHIDSKDFVAFDVWISSKDPFKVLVATILSQNTTDKSTYKSFKTLEEKVGVEVKKIADADYNLISESIRFSGLNNSKAKKLKEIAQILLKEYHGDLWNILNESPETSRKILISLPGVGDKTADVVLLTCKGYEAFPVDTHIRRIAVRLGIAKERETYTVISNRLMTLFHGKDFLKAHHLLITHGRKTCKANKPLCQICPINYCCEFYKRKDNQGRNQQAA, from the coding sequence ATGAATTGTGAAGGAAGCGAGATTTTCGATAGACTTTCCGAAGAGTATCATATAGACTCTAAAGACTTTGTTGCATTCGATGTGTGGATCTCCTCCAAAGACCCATTCAAAGTTCTAGTCGCCACTATTCTTTCACAGAATACCACTGATAAATCTACATACAAATCGTTTAAGACCCTTGAGGAGAAGGTAGGTGTAGAAGTGAAAAAAATAGCCGATGCAGATTATAACTTAATATCAGAAAGTATACGTTTTTCGGGTCTCAATAACTCTAAGGCAAAAAAACTGAAGGAGATAGCTCAAATTTTATTGAAAGAGTATCATGGAGATTTATGGAACATCTTGAACGAATCACCGGAAACATCAAGAAAGATTCTAATATCCTTGCCTGGAGTGGGAGACAAGACCGCTGACGTCGTTCTACTTACTTGTAAGGGGTATGAAGCATTTCCTGTCGATACTCATATACGTCGAATAGCTGTAAGACTGGGAATAGCTAAAGAACGAGAGACGTATACAGTAATATCGAATAGACTAATGACTCTTTTCCATGGCAAAGACTTTCTAAAAGCACATCATCTGCTCATAACACATGGGAGGAAGACTTGTAAGGCGAATAAACCTTTATGTCAGATTTGTCCTATTAATTATTGCTGTGAGTTTTACAAACGAAAAGATAATCAAGGTAGGAATCAACAAGCTGCTTAG
- the upsF gene encoding membrane pilin protein UpsF produces the protein MLNNIIRRICNFYNKKLERDLMLTGDDISEYCKKYKIYFLISVTSISLIILGSIYIYHDLIFTSLIPSLLLLSPLLREKIAKDEFLKALEKEVPIFSAYLYANSLLGKSLYQSILNLKDSKILKGISKEAMLLEKNVRMRGLTSTTAILERSRLHRKDALGRIYSEFIDTELVGVSTNQRAKQSLEKVMGEMKQNLNSYVQKSVDLSEVMFSFFLLFPIMLTSFQLAFDKSINLVQVITPLISSPVFYLIISSFQPSSDYIFSFSKKVILGVAGVLVISSILLLKYLGPSLTLMVAVLELSIVFYLQLRVADSLTSKLPAILDKISDYSRVGYGLRSSLQRVINSENIDLRTKKYLIEFLKNLDNEREMTTPSWTFNATLDLLRRIDTLGYVDTKVFSELSAIIQEMLNMRSSMQSNLQLFTVISAITPILFHFTLFSFSFMASDKYVLNQLVNVYTIVIEILYSKISKLTLFNFPLVLVTTVISIILSFFSLPL, from the coding sequence ATGTTAAATAATATTATTCGTAGGATATGTAATTTCTATAACAAAAAGCTAGAAAGAGATTTGATGCTGACTGGGGACGATATTTCAGAATATTGTAAAAAATATAAAATATATTTCTTAATATCAGTCACAAGCATATCTTTGATAATTTTAGGCTCAATTTACATATATCACGACCTGATCTTTACTTCTCTGATACCGTCGCTTCTTCTTCTAAGTCCTTTGCTGAGGGAAAAAATAGCCAAAGACGAATTTCTAAAGGCACTAGAGAAGGAAGTTCCTATTTTCTCCGCCTATCTTTATGCCAATTCATTATTAGGAAAATCTCTCTATCAATCTATATTAAATTTGAAAGATTCGAAGATTCTAAAAGGAATTTCAAAGGAGGCTATGCTGTTAGAGAAAAATGTTAGAATGAGAGGGTTAACTTCAACCACAGCTATCTTAGAGAGGTCGCGTCTGCATAGGAAGGACGCGCTAGGGAGGATTTACTCTGAGTTTATAGACACAGAGTTAGTGGGAGTCTCAACTAACCAGAGAGCCAAACAGAGCCTGGAGAAGGTAATGGGAGAAATGAAACAGAATCTCAATTCTTATGTACAAAAGTCAGTGGATCTTTCGGAGGTGATGTTCTCCTTCTTCTTGCTATTTCCTATTATGTTAACCTCATTTCAACTGGCATTCGACAAGAGTATTAACTTAGTTCAGGTAATAACACCTTTAATATCATCTCCAGTATTCTATTTAATAATCTCTAGTTTTCAACCTAGTAGTGATTACATTTTCAGTTTTAGCAAAAAAGTGATATTAGGTGTAGCTGGTGTCTTGGTGATATCCTCTATTTTGCTTCTCAAGTATCTAGGACCGTCTTTGACATTGATGGTAGCAGTTCTCGAGTTGTCAATTGTTTTTTATCTACAGCTTAGAGTAGCGGACTCATTAACTTCTAAACTTCCTGCGATACTGGATAAGATATCTGACTATTCTAGAGTTGGCTATGGGTTGAGGTCTTCACTTCAAAGAGTTATAAATTCAGAGAATATAGATTTAAGAACTAAGAAATACCTTATAGAGTTCCTTAAAAATCTCGATAATGAAAGAGAAATGACGACTCCTTCTTGGACTTTTAATGCAACATTAGATTTACTAAGGAGGATTGACACTTTAGGTTATGTAGACACGAAGGTTTTCTCAGAATTGTCAGCAATAATTCAAGAAATGTTAAACATGAGATCTTCGATGCAGTCTAATTTGCAGCTGTTCACTGTGATCTCTGCAATAACTCCAATCCTCTTTCATTTTACTTTGTTCTCTTTCTCCTTCATGGCTAGCGATAAATACGTTCTAAACCAATTAGTTAATGTCTATACTATAGTGATAGAGATTTTATACTCCAAGATCTCGAAACTCACGCTGTTCAATTTCCCTTTGGTACTAGTCACTACGGTTATATCCATAATACTTTCGTTTTTCTCACTTCCACTTTAA
- a CDS encoding type II/IV secretion system ATPase subunit, with translation MGTILSYKVLSVTVNIEEGEVPIYKVEEPLLTQEEKDILDSMLRKFYVDTTVLDFNHLIKYFSEYDLNQDSYEKILYYIKKKFLYGNLTIPILDPEVEEIECRGYGYPVTLVHRRIERYPRILTNIIPRSEEEVINSIENLANKSDKSISLAKPYLEFSLPEGHRVAATVSKEISLPGSTFDIRKFPFSPISPISMLRNNVFTPLFFAYIWFLLEFKPFLMVIGPTGTGKTTFLNALLGVTNPLYKIVTIEDTPEINLNKDNWVRLFSRTTLQSSYDVSLFELSKLALRYRPDYLVIGEVRGKEIEALVHASASGHGSMATFHAGTPREAITRISSLLTPEMAKLFLQNLWGVIVLGSRKGKDGINKRVVVSFYETSVSKKVKFRKVFSWSNEKESLIPISSENLIRVSHRLDFISRTYGISADEIKSEIGRREKLLHELLTNNITSSEEVSLHVKKFYLSGYNVK, from the coding sequence ATGGGAACAATATTATCCTATAAGGTTCTATCAGTTACCGTAAACATTGAGGAGGGAGAAGTGCCGATATATAAAGTGGAAGAACCTTTGCTCACCCAGGAAGAAAAGGACATATTAGATTCAATGTTGAGGAAATTTTATGTAGATACAACTGTATTAGATTTTAATCATCTAATAAAATATTTTTCTGAATACGATCTAAATCAAGATAGTTATGAAAAAATCCTCTACTATATCAAGAAAAAATTCTTATATGGTAATTTAACTATCCCAATTCTTGATCCTGAAGTTGAGGAAATAGAATGCAGAGGATATGGGTATCCTGTGACTTTGGTTCATAGAAGAATAGAGAGATATCCTAGAATATTAACAAATATAATTCCCCGATCTGAAGAAGAGGTAATAAATAGCATAGAAAATTTAGCAAATAAATCAGATAAATCAATCAGTTTGGCAAAGCCATATCTAGAATTTTCATTGCCTGAAGGACACAGGGTCGCTGCTACAGTATCAAAGGAAATAAGCTTGCCTGGTTCTACATTTGACATAAGGAAGTTTCCTTTTTCTCCTATTTCTCCTATTTCGATGTTGAGGAACAATGTCTTTACTCCGTTATTTTTTGCCTATATTTGGTTTTTATTAGAGTTCAAACCGTTCCTGATGGTTATAGGACCTACGGGAACCGGTAAAACGACTTTCCTTAATGCGTTATTAGGAGTCACTAATCCATTATATAAAATTGTAACTATCGAAGACACGCCGGAAATAAATCTCAACAAAGATAACTGGGTTAGGCTTTTCAGTAGGACTACATTACAATCAAGTTACGACGTATCTCTATTTGAGCTATCTAAATTAGCGTTAAGATATAGACCCGATTATTTAGTGATCGGAGAGGTAAGGGGGAAAGAGATAGAAGCTCTAGTGCATGCTTCAGCTTCTGGACACGGTTCAATGGCAACGTTCCATGCTGGAACCCCTAGAGAGGCGATAACTAGAATCTCAAGCTTACTTACACCAGAGATGGCGAAGCTCTTTTTACAGAACCTATGGGGTGTTATAGTCCTAGGATCAAGGAAAGGTAAAGACGGTATTAACAAGAGGGTCGTAGTATCATTTTATGAAACTTCAGTAAGTAAGAAAGTGAAGTTTAGAAAAGTGTTTAGTTGGTCAAACGAGAAGGAAAGTCTAATTCCTATTTCGTCAGAAAACCTGATAAGGGTCTCTCACAGACTCGACTTCATCTCAAGGACCTATGGTATTTCCGCTGACGAGATAAAATCTGAGATCGGTAGAAGGGAGAAGTTACTTCATGAGTTATTGACAAATAACATAACCTCTTCAGAAGAAGTTTCCTTACACGTTAAAAAGTTCTATTTAAGTGGTTATAATGTTAAATAA
- a CDS encoding ATP-dependent helicase: protein MSYANFEKEDKVFSMLRPYVSTWLKEKYGEFTPPQRASIPLIKLGNNVLVSSPTGSGKTLSAFLGILDTLFELGEKGQLEDKVYAIYISPLRALNNDMKRNLLSPLNEIKERVPNLPQIRIGVRTSDTSSYEKQKMVKTPPHILITTPESFAISMVSPKFSERLQDVRWLIVDEIHEIANSKRGSYLSAMIEIFQNLIAKQEITRIGLSATVSPLDSIAQFLVGKNRDCKIIDARFVKPVDLKVISPVRDLVHEPESKIEEGIYNSILEEIKKHRTTLIFTNTRHAAENVSYKLRRIAKIKGLFPEDSIEAHHSSLSKEVRLEVEEKLKRGDLKVVISSTSLELGIDIGYIDVVILLSSPKSVSRLLQRIGRAGHHIRSISKGRMIVVDRDDLVECSVLAQLAREKKIDAVHIPRNPLDVLSQVIIASTIISRGIQKDKLYDIVTSSYSYSTLNKDDFDMVLNYLLGEYGLEQRNVYSKIGLDDNGNIRPKGSMRMIFYMNSGTIPDEAVVPVMTENGRYVGNLEEEFVEMLTPGDVFVLGGRTYQFLSSKGLSVVVKSAEGQRPTVPSWFSEMLPLAYESALEIGKFRREVKEMLDRGDPKDEIVNWISKRLDISKYASISIYYYIAEMYYFTNGIIPSDNNILIEKFDDEDGRRNFIFHALYGRRTLDALSRGVAQIVTRDLEEDVKLSVLDNGFIITLPRKTDYEIENIFEKLDVERFYEELSDVILRTEMMRRRFRHCAERSFMLLRRYKGHKTNLERRQINSEVLLSVVKDLGGFPVLKETIREILEDHMDIQRAIEVLRKIKSNEIHVTVIGPNTIPSPFSHSMLLKEHYDVVLAEDKRNLMKKLHESVIEFLREKGVNIDLDYTSV, encoded by the coding sequence GTGAGTTACGCTAACTTCGAGAAGGAAGACAAAGTTTTCTCGATGTTGAGGCCATATGTGTCGACGTGGCTCAAAGAAAAATATGGAGAGTTCACACCACCGCAGAGGGCTTCAATTCCACTTATAAAATTAGGAAATAATGTCCTTGTCTCCAGCCCGACTGGGAGCGGAAAGACCCTTTCAGCTTTTCTTGGCATTTTGGACACGCTGTTTGAGCTTGGAGAGAAGGGCCAACTAGAGGATAAGGTGTATGCAATTTACATTTCCCCATTAAGGGCCCTGAATAACGATATGAAGAGAAACCTTCTATCACCCCTTAATGAGATCAAAGAAAGGGTTCCTAATCTGCCTCAGATTAGGATAGGAGTGAGAACTAGCGATACGTCTTCTTACGAGAAACAGAAAATGGTGAAGACGCCTCCTCATATTCTAATTACAACCCCAGAATCATTTGCGATATCCATGGTTTCCCCCAAGTTCAGTGAAAGGCTACAAGATGTGAGATGGTTAATAGTAGACGAAATTCATGAAATAGCTAACAGTAAGAGAGGTTCTTATTTATCTGCTATGATAGAGATATTTCAAAATCTAATAGCAAAGCAGGAAATTACAAGAATAGGCTTGAGCGCCACAGTATCTCCCTTGGACAGTATTGCTCAGTTTCTTGTAGGGAAGAACAGAGATTGCAAGATAATCGATGCTAGGTTCGTAAAACCGGTAGATTTGAAAGTGATCTCCCCGGTCAGAGATTTAGTTCATGAGCCTGAAAGTAAAATTGAGGAAGGCATATATAATTCTATACTTGAAGAAATAAAAAAGCATAGAACTACTTTGATCTTTACTAACACGAGACATGCAGCGGAGAATGTGTCATATAAACTTAGGAGAATAGCGAAGATTAAAGGACTTTTCCCAGAGGACTCGATAGAGGCTCATCATAGTTCGCTAAGCAAAGAAGTGAGACTCGAAGTAGAAGAGAAGCTAAAACGCGGAGATCTGAAAGTAGTTATTTCATCTACCAGTCTAGAGTTAGGGATAGACATAGGTTACATTGACGTTGTAATTCTTTTAAGTAGCCCTAAGAGTGTGAGCCGTCTGCTCCAACGTATAGGGAGAGCCGGTCATCACATAAGGTCTATAAGTAAAGGAAGGATGATTGTGGTAGACAGGGACGATCTTGTAGAATGTAGCGTATTAGCACAGTTAGCCAGAGAAAAGAAGATAGACGCAGTTCATATACCTAGAAATCCTTTGGATGTGCTCTCACAAGTCATAATAGCATCTACAATAATTTCGAGGGGAATTCAAAAGGACAAGCTTTACGATATCGTAACATCCTCTTATTCATATTCTACACTTAACAAAGATGATTTCGATATGGTTTTAAATTATTTATTGGGAGAATACGGGCTGGAGCAAAGGAACGTATATTCAAAGATAGGACTTGACGATAACGGAAACATAAGGCCAAAGGGAAGCATGAGAATGATATTTTACATGAATAGCGGAACTATCCCCGATGAGGCCGTGGTTCCTGTCATGACTGAGAATGGTAGGTATGTAGGTAACTTAGAGGAAGAGTTCGTCGAGATGCTCACTCCAGGGGATGTGTTCGTATTGGGAGGCAGAACGTATCAGTTTCTATCTAGCAAGGGCCTATCCGTAGTTGTTAAGTCTGCAGAAGGTCAAAGGCCTACAGTTCCTAGCTGGTTTTCTGAGATGCTTCCTTTAGCTTATGAGTCCGCATTAGAGATCGGAAAGTTCCGTAGGGAAGTCAAAGAGATGCTGGATAGAGGCGATCCTAAAGACGAGATAGTAAATTGGATATCTAAAAGGCTGGATATAAGTAAGTATGCTTCCATTTCAATTTACTATTATATAGCAGAAATGTATTATTTCACTAATGGTATAATACCATCAGATAATAACATCTTAATTGAAAAATTTGATGATGAGGACGGAAGACGAAACTTCATCTTCCACGCTTTATATGGAAGGAGGACACTGGACGCCTTATCTAGGGGAGTTGCACAGATAGTTACAAGGGATCTCGAAGAAGACGTCAAACTATCAGTTTTAGATAACGGTTTCATAATAACTCTTCCTAGGAAGACTGACTACGAAATAGAAAACATCTTTGAAAAACTAGATGTAGAAAGATTCTATGAGGAGCTTAGCGACGTGATCCTGAGAACCGAAATGATGCGTCGTAGGTTCAGACATTGCGCCGAAAGGTCATTCATGTTACTGAGGAGGTATAAGGGGCATAAGACAAACCTTGAGAGAAGACAAATAAATTCAGAGGTTCTGCTTAGTGTTGTAAAAGACCTAGGAGGTTTTCCAGTGCTCAAAGAAACTATAAGGGAGATCCTAGAAGACCATATGGACATACAAAGGGCTATTGAAGTTTTAAGGAAGATAAAGTCTAATGAAATACATGTAACCGTAATTGGACCGAATACTATACCAAGCCCGTTCTCTCATTCCATGTTATTGAAGGAGCATTATGATGTAGTTTTAGCCGAGGATAAGAGGAATTTAATGAAGAAGCTTCACGAGTCTGTCATAGAGTTCTTGAGAGAGAAAGGAGTTAACATCGATCTTGACTACACTTCCGTGTAA
- the upsX gene encoding protein UpsX: MIDIDEVDAREWVVKVGDSFHYYEGNKIKRKEETGRDILDFITIDGEINKVRKVGKKVEIAGNIYDLFERKLDRAVFSDKQKLFLSFNNKLHSFDSPLYFILGNSVISLLYEDYNLLFDFISSRKEIFKDGLMHLSIKENVGVDSKGRIYIDDSLVGICKKEYISFIGKLNGNNVLLCGNEIKQYMGGSWYNIGVTNNSDNVKANGELLAFVNDDMLHVFNIDLVEIGKFVDVTGFDISSKEVYILKKNKWYGVLDLFPINEITVLNSNITYSSSLVISYPLLSRIKVTPINGRITSLDLEKCQVHIDPVNFDNKIKLKLDSNFYSFDIEFPVNVEKVSVSLVRPTIVMGPDGFKILKAPRSNSYMKANLKYISSIETKLKIQIGNLEKDIQLEKGKFNEKIIIPLNLDKLDHEVVKLCTDKNFCKEYVIPIKVLDSTGAEINKKIKIRNSFVEIEEDRKLDLFEQHQITARSISVYKSILRARVGDILNLDGKEIKVEPGLRRIFISQENETREFLIEGVETPLLDFSAKIEGNDLVLSTKLSRKAGMEIIYCSDDWRDLVEGNAAIKLNLLPECSNLIVSLYDGDLIWRYNYNLDLTVSSFIKTAYLNSIKIKQHLETFGIL; this comes from the coding sequence ATGATAGACATCGATGAAGTTGATGCAAGAGAATGGGTTGTAAAGGTAGGTGACTCTTTTCATTATTATGAAGGTAATAAAATAAAGAGGAAAGAAGAAACAGGAAGAGACATATTAGACTTCATTACTATAGATGGTGAGATCAATAAGGTCAGGAAAGTTGGAAAGAAAGTAGAAATAGCTGGAAATATATATGACCTCTTTGAAAGGAAGCTAGACAGAGCTGTATTTTCTGATAAACAGAAATTATTTCTAAGTTTTAATAATAAATTGCATTCATTTGATTCTCCTTTGTACTTTATTTTAGGGAATAGCGTTATTTCTTTACTGTATGAGGATTATAACTTGCTATTTGATTTTATCTCTTCACGAAAAGAGATCTTTAAGGACGGATTGATGCATCTCAGCATAAAGGAAAATGTCGGTGTTGATTCCAAAGGAAGGATTTACATTGATGACAGTCTGGTAGGTATCTGTAAAAAAGAATACATTAGCTTTATTGGTAAATTAAATGGAAATAACGTGTTATTATGTGGGAACGAGATAAAACAATATATGGGAGGCTCATGGTATAATATTGGTGTTACAAATAATAGTGACAACGTCAAAGCAAATGGAGAGCTTCTAGCTTTCGTAAATGATGACATGCTACACGTCTTCAACATAGATTTAGTTGAAATTGGAAAATTTGTTGATGTAACAGGATTTGATATTTCATCTAAAGAAGTTTACATTTTAAAAAAGAACAAATGGTACGGAGTTCTAGACTTATTTCCTATTAATGAAATAACTGTATTAAACAGTAATATAACTTATTCATCTAGTCTTGTGATTTCTTATCCGCTTCTCTCTCGAATTAAAGTAACTCCAATTAACGGGAGGATAACTAGCCTAGATTTAGAAAAATGTCAGGTTCATATAGATCCAGTTAATTTTGATAATAAAATTAAACTAAAATTAGATTCAAATTTTTACTCATTTGATATAGAATTTCCAGTAAATGTAGAAAAGGTTTCAGTTTCCTTAGTTAGACCGACCATAGTAATGGGACCAGACGGTTTTAAAATATTGAAAGCTCCTCGCTCGAATTCTTACATGAAAGCTAATTTGAAGTATATTTCATCCATAGAAACTAAGCTAAAAATACAGATAGGGAATTTAGAGAAAGATATTCAATTAGAAAAGGGAAAATTTAATGAAAAAATAATTATTCCATTAAACTTAGATAAATTGGATCACGAAGTAGTCAAACTCTGTACAGATAAGAACTTCTGTAAAGAATATGTTATACCAATCAAGGTATTAGATTCTACTGGTGCTGAAATTAATAAAAAGATAAAGATAAGAAACTCATTTGTAGAAATAGAAGAAGACCGTAAGCTGGATCTATTTGAACAACATCAAATAACAGCTAGATCCATTTCCGTTTACAAGAGTATACTTAGGGCAAGGGTAGGAGATATCTTGAATTTAGATGGTAAGGAAATCAAGGTTGAACCCGGACTTAGGAGGATATTTATATCTCAGGAAAACGAAACCAGAGAATTCTTGATAGAAGGAGTGGAAACTCCGTTATTGGATTTTTCGGCTAAAATAGAAGGAAATGATCTTGTCTTATCTACTAAACTAAGCAGAAAGGCTGGAATGGAAATCATTTACTGTAGCGACGACTGGAGGGACCTCGTGGAAGGAAACGCAGCCATAAAATTGAATTTATTGCCAGAATGTTCGAATCTGATTGTAAGTCTTTATGATGGTGATCTTATCTGGAGATATAATTATAATTTAGATTTAACAGTATCTTCTTTTATCAAAACTGCATATCTAAATTCCATTAAAATTAAGCAACATCTAGAAACTTTCGGAATCCTCTGA
- the upsA gene encoding pilin subunit UpsA, which produces MKTLKRRKAISSMLGTIMVISITLVLGGLLYAYSTGMFGNLTHQVDISPSVTLVVNPTSNSAYVDYSFANDGNIQVVLKSISVGNSTFTLGSNGLTLNPGQSVQGSLSLSGSYSAGSYYTVTISGDTSSGQPFSETLSVPATVE; this is translated from the coding sequence TTGAAAACCCTGAAAAGGAGGAAAGCGATTTCCTCTATGTTAGGAACAATAATGGTGATATCAATAACTCTAGTCTTAGGAGGTCTCCTATACGCCTACTCAACGGGAATGTTCGGTAACTTAACTCACCAAGTGGATATTTCCCCTAGTGTCACTCTGGTTGTGAATCCGACGTCCAATTCTGCGTATGTGGACTATAGCTTCGCTAATGACGGTAATATACAAGTAGTGCTCAAGTCCATTAGTGTAGGAAACTCGACATTCACTTTAGGATCAAACGGTCTAACTCTCAATCCAGGTCAGTCAGTTCAAGGATCTTTATCGTTATCAGGTAGTTACTCAGCAGGTAGCTACTACACCGTGACCATTTCAGGAGATACATCCTCGGGTCAGCCATTCAGCGAAACATTGAGTGTCCCTGCAACGGTGGAATGA
- a CDS encoding ParB N-terminal domain-containing protein, whose product MSFTNEKIIKVGINKLLRHEDINFQNLERSIQEIIKTRKVSPIVVDLSSYLVVDGHHRLAALKTLGYDMVPAFPIDYASPSVKVYGWMRQISPSGQAKDVIKEFQSSGKFCAEYENLRICEDSLFSLYWKLDYIENYMMKIGFCVTKNQDRGLRVPPLTKEYIIEIAKRGVLFPPKSTRHTYDFIIPKYLIPIECL is encoded by the coding sequence GTGAGTTTTACAAACGAAAAGATAATCAAGGTAGGAATCAACAAGCTGCTTAGACATGAGGATATAAACTTTCAAAACCTCGAAAGGTCTATCCAAGAGATAATCAAAACGAGAAAGGTTTCGCCTATAGTTGTTGACTTAAGTTCCTATCTAGTTGTTGATGGGCATCACAGGCTCGCAGCATTGAAAACGCTTGGTTATGACATGGTACCAGCGTTTCCCATTGATTATGCAAGTCCTTCAGTGAAAGTTTATGGCTGGATGAGACAAATTTCCCCATCAGGCCAAGCTAAGGACGTAATAAAAGAGTTTCAATCGTCCGGTAAATTCTGTGCCGAATATGAAAACCTTAGAATATGTGAGGATTCCCTTTTCTCTTTGTATTGGAAGCTTGACTACATCGAAAACTATATGATGAAAATTGGCTTCTGCGTCACAAAAAATCAAGATCGTGGGCTTAGAGTTCCACCTTTGACAAAAGAGTATATTATAGAAATAGCAAAGAGAGGAGTCTTATTCCCTCCCAAGAGCACTAGACACACATATGACTTTATTATTCCCAAATATTTAATCCCTATTGAATGTCTTTAA
- the upsB gene encoding pilin subunit UpsB, translated as MPARKAISSVFSSLIVVAVTLSLIPPLMIYFNQANSSELNISNNMYREEQNMLLTKISLIDTGNNMNQLYIYNYGNSAVNISKIFINKVEYKVSFSLPENGMVKLSSLVNFSKNVNTVGICANGNLYVFYVK; from the coding sequence ATGCCGGCTCGTAAGGCAATTTCATCCGTTTTTTCTTCTTTGATCGTCGTTGCTGTCACTCTCTCTTTAATTCCTCCATTGATGATTTATTTTAATCAAGCTAACTCATCCGAGTTAAATATATCAAATAATATGTATCGAGAAGAGCAAAATATGCTATTGACTAAAATATCGTTAATAGATACTGGAAATAATATGAATCAACTGTATATTTATAATTATGGAAATTCAGCTGTCAATATATCCAAAATTTTCATTAACAAAGTAGAATACAAGGTTTCTTTTTCATTGCCGGAAAACGGTATGGTGAAATTATCATCTCTTGTAAATTTCAGCAAAAACGTTAATACTGTAGGTATTTGTGCTAACGGAAACCTCTACGTATTTTATGTTAAATAA